One stretch of Pseudomonas sp. NC02 DNA includes these proteins:
- a CDS encoding amidohydrolase family protein has product MKYHTLIRQALIIDGSNTPGYVADVAVHEGRIEKIGDLSRDSAEHEIDAAGRVLAPGFIDVHTHDDTVVIRHPQMLPKLSQGVTTVIVGNCGISASPVSLQADPPDPMNLLGTAEAFAYPRFSDYRAAVENAHPAVNVAALIGHTALRSNHMDDLHRTATPGEITAMRAQLQESLADGALGLSTGLAYASAFNAETDEVLQLSEELTAYGAVYTTHLRSEFEPVLEAMDEAFLIGRHAKAPVIISHLKCAGAGNWGRSPQLLASLEHAAKTHPVGCDCYPYAASSSTLDLKQVTDAFRITITWSAPHPEMGGRDLQDIAAEWAVPLMDAARRLQPAGAVYYGMDETDVQRILAHPLSMIGSDGLPEDPFPHPRLWGAFPRVLGHFSRDLGLFPLHTAVHKMTGLSAARFGLAGRGEIREGHWADLVLFDPLRVRDVADFKEPQRAAEGIDGVWVNGVLSYSDGQANGQRPGRFLARSGDLRKGFVTL; this is encoded by the coding sequence ATGAAGTACCACACGCTGATCCGCCAGGCGCTGATCATTGATGGCAGCAACACCCCCGGCTATGTCGCCGATGTGGCAGTGCACGAGGGCCGTATCGAGAAGATCGGCGACCTGTCCCGGGACAGCGCCGAGCATGAAATCGACGCTGCCGGGCGCGTATTGGCGCCGGGGTTTATCGACGTGCACACCCACGACGACACGGTGGTGATCCGTCACCCGCAGATGCTGCCCAAGCTGAGCCAGGGCGTGACCACGGTGATTGTCGGCAACTGCGGCATCAGCGCCTCGCCCGTGAGCTTGCAGGCTGATCCGCCGGACCCGATGAACCTGCTGGGCACCGCCGAGGCCTTTGCCTACCCACGGTTCAGCGATTACCGGGCGGCGGTGGAAAACGCCCACCCGGCCGTCAATGTGGCGGCGCTGATCGGCCACACCGCGCTGCGCAGCAACCATATGGACGACCTGCACCGTACCGCCACGCCGGGTGAAATCACCGCGATGCGCGCGCAGTTGCAGGAGAGTCTGGCGGACGGTGCCCTGGGTTTATCCACCGGGCTTGCATACGCCAGCGCCTTCAACGCCGAGACCGATGAAGTGCTGCAGTTGAGTGAAGAACTGACGGCGTATGGCGCGGTGTACACCACCCATTTGCGCAGCGAATTCGAACCGGTGCTGGAGGCGATGGACGAGGCTTTTCTGATCGGCCGGCATGCCAAGGCGCCGGTGATCATTTCCCACCTCAAGTGCGCGGGCGCCGGTAACTGGGGGCGCAGTCCGCAGTTGTTGGCCTCGCTGGAACACGCGGCGAAGACCCACCCGGTGGGCTGCGATTGCTACCCGTATGCGGCCAGCTCTTCGACCCTGGACCTCAAGCAAGTCACCGATGCGTTTCGCATCACCATCACCTGGTCTGCGCCGCATCCGGAAATGGGCGGGCGGGATCTGCAGGATATCGCCGCCGAGTGGGCGGTGCCGCTGATGGACGCCGCACGCCGCCTGCAACCCGCCGGGGCGGTGTATTACGGGATGGACGAGACCGACGTGCAGCGCATCCTGGCGCATCCGCTGTCGATGATTGGCTCGGATGGTTTGCCGGAAGATCCGTTTCCTCATCCACGTCTGTGGGGCGCGTTTCCCCGGGTACTGGGGCATTTCAGCCGGGACCTTGGCTTGTTCCCGCTGCACACCGCCGTGCACAAGATGACCGGACTGTCGGCGGCGCGCTTTGGCCTGGCCGGGCGCGGTGAGATCCGTGAAGGGCATTGGGCCGACCTGGTGCTGTTTGATCCGTTGCGGGTGCGGGATGTGGCGGACTTCAAAGAGCCGCAGCGCGCGGCGGAAGGGATTGACGGTGTGTGGGTCAACGGCGTGCTCAGCTACAGCGACGGGCAGGCCAACGGGCAGCGTCCCGGACGATTCCTGGCGCGCAGCGGAGATTTGCGAAAGGGTTTTGTCACTCTATAG
- a CDS encoding glyoxalase superfamily protein: MHLGKVTPILRSFDEAKTLEFYVDFLGFKVDWQHRFEDNFPLYLQVSLGGCVLHLSEHHGDCTPGAAVRIQAQGLEAYQQQLLARNYRNAKPGIEDTPWGSREMSISDPSGNRLVFVEEVAV; encoded by the coding sequence ATGCACTTAGGAAAAGTCACCCCCATCTTGCGCAGTTTCGACGAGGCCAAAACGTTGGAGTTCTACGTCGACTTCCTGGGGTTCAAGGTCGATTGGCAGCACCGGTTTGAAGACAACTTTCCGCTGTACCTGCAGGTGTCGCTGGGGGGCTGCGTGCTGCACTTGTCCGAGCACCATGGCGATTGCACGCCAGGTGCGGCGGTGCGGATTCAGGCTCAAGGGTTGGAAGCGTACCAGCAACAATTGCTGGCCAGGAATTACCGCAACGCCAAGCCCGGTATTGAAGACACGCCGTGGGGCAGCCGCGAGATGAGCATCAGCGACCCGTCTGGGAACCGGTTGGTGTTTGTTGAAGAAGTAGCGGTTTAA
- a CDS encoding methyl-accepting chemotaxis protein, whose protein sequence is MGTTLRELISGIRDGVTQIAAAAEELSAVTEQTSAGVNSQKIETDQVATAMHEMTATVQEVARNAEQASQAASAADGEARAGDKVVAEAIAQIERLAAEVARSTDAMTHLQQESNKIGSVMDVIKAVAEQTNLLALNAAIEAARAGEAGRGFAVVADEVRGLAQRTQKSTEEIEGLVAGLQNGTQQVAAVMNNSRSLTDSSVELTRKAGVSLENITRTVSNIQSMNQQIAAAAEQQSAVAEEISRSIVNVRDVSEQTAAASDETAKSSVELARLGGQLQQMVSHFRV, encoded by the coding sequence ATGGGCACCACCCTGCGTGAACTGATCAGCGGCATCCGCGACGGCGTGACCCAGATCGCCGCTGCCGCCGAAGAGCTGTCAGCCGTGACCGAACAGACCAGCGCCGGGGTCAACAGCCAGAAGATCGAGACCGATCAAGTGGCCACCGCCATGCACGAAATGACTGCCACCGTGCAGGAAGTCGCACGCAACGCCGAACAAGCGTCCCAGGCTGCCTCGGCCGCCGACGGCGAAGCCCGTGCCGGTGACAAAGTGGTGGCCGAAGCCATCGCCCAGATCGAACGCCTGGCAGCTGAAGTGGCGCGCTCCACCGACGCCATGACGCACCTGCAACAAGAGAGCAACAAGATCGGCAGCGTGATGGACGTGATCAAGGCCGTGGCCGAGCAGACCAACCTGCTGGCGCTCAACGCCGCCATCGAAGCCGCCCGTGCCGGTGAAGCCGGTCGCGGTTTTGCGGTGGTCGCCGATGAGGTGCGCGGCCTGGCCCAGCGCACCCAGAAATCCACCGAAGAAATCGAAGGCCTGGTGGCCGGTTTGCAGAACGGCACCCAGCAAGTGGCCGCCGTGATGAACAACAGCCGCAGCCTCACCGACAGCAGCGTCGAACTGACGCGCAAGGCCGGTGTGTCACTGGAAAACATCACCCGTACGGTGTCGAATATCCAGTCGATGAACCAGCAGATCGCCGCAGCCGCCGAGCAGCAGAGTGCCGTGGCGGAAGAGATCAGCCGCAGCATCGTGAATGTGCGGGACGTGTCGGAGCAGACGGCAGCGGCCAGTGACGAGACGGCCAAGTCGAGTGTGGAACTGGCGCGTTTGGGCGGGCAGTTGCAGCAGATGGTCAGCCATTTCCGGGTGTAA
- a CDS encoding membrane-targeted effector domain-containing toxin → MPAQPPNTSPLTPEQLNGYLLQIGHRLQIFPNGHAPAAQSSTELLEVQALHTALAEESRWSLQNAQVHYTVPGDWLIQGEPGRLNRTRISQALHKKLAALEIERRPNGHLRKNWILDSHQPMLEAEARLKVKDRLLSPADQLLVTNIVSGPELRPGIHRLTFRYRQQTIEFAGVFILTRSQTPVTHLEIEDGDVLLFTPSRGLEAFTSLKHLDRTLQERMKQAAWRQELLQHLPRRYQHLRAASIWPPVPGPIDSLPLNEHTYNALQDKQHQDIAFALGLDGHPAPTDVARMNLELDQALRCSPWDLSSRLELRAQQLLEKLLHESAPDWYRSANEAQRKTLAEHLRTYEHLSLQVLALLGPAASPEAMARLQLLEHLDDDLDIQGLIPEQLQISTERTLKSGNSYNQHNNLVQLAVRGLHRGDEHAGSEFLEHTQLTYAQQPLPPEFQDVTPAYLAELLAKVQPSLTFAEEQKRAHSLPAVQEAMQQMLDSRLHALAYSASLQNHISADDYALLQTLSEGPSPTLTACCLFLHKAPLKDLWVLRQTDATGAVKRLLLCTPHAPRAEQFQAFGSERELQAHILGWSQEIASAPDSRSMKDYLLEQLVSRIRPKYSAMLSALGFTPASLEYLMISFGAPSTYEACLVEMSTTTLAMQADEYLYQMPKWLSQASAADRQKLADLKEQALGAAKAYAASPGSPEQFPDFDSYLHKAAKTALNQLLGNPIPAVDPNLVGVITPRERVSYTTLYRNGYDASLGFINPDASTTAQFKGPPGVDLSRLTAQTVSNSVRGTWIGDRYVAEVEKTLLDPQGPHYAWRRNMALEVAQLHMHVAALECCLQGCLATSDLAWLEKSIDSLADNSDAVRNRYRLYPLHISGQVIDGCYLFHHANDLPLLYTPHVPDGIAFRPQREFNERLKNLEGMDTYYISRVASVERAAFEPRLHALVAGLPAQLKGLYSKPVFDEVPRTALPLKNLHYHTYDKKLRHRIDEVKSTTTGRLQMIMELVSVIGEITIAVLTAPFPALSLALGGLLVFKDSMLALHAYSRNDTAAALGHYLGALLNAGGTLLTDLRPLLFAPVKLARPPLRHIARVPKDQQAMTLIKQLQPQPPLPQGMQPVLFAGDSLWASHTPDSLGRFLLFRYDNTSGQLRSTGKLVNQTVDGQWQRSGVIGGMPGPERLGQPYELSEKFRRDVSAVIAPEDRSALFLQIAYLDRDLNTHSIWISRRQLAPALKQHLDNVRALTDDADAFFARLPAVVPRAETLNPAPDIALRDLLKLLIDDAHNLVVGEAPFSTVAKQVLIENMQYLRELNVTVLYIEPLWRDIHHLKTHSRFSSGLSKRAEGQLKSIDKENYRDPDGLHGHWMLVNTAQQHGIEVRPLNASSSYDLENTLCLFDSRPAPIRANRLTNFYSHTLINDDQAKKPGERWIALVDQKRMSTYRGTPGLADLQKSIALRVDDAFDQPTRVIADVAGGIPGDALAKGDLKLSLHTARQPAPHPGPLVERSHALRPTRPLPVEAPRHFSTFDLPHEHLGLISEEITLPMGTREALFATAYRETASSRRAAQTTFDQTRKKLQDQAQAFFTEHTPPARGALPAVDPALDEAKFIDQLLDTADGLVVGEAHAGTSSKGFLSRHMEYLKGPREVKTLYMEQLTTDLHQADLDIVHSLGFMPDELWSYLNALDKGHGVPADSPYGFVSLVQVAMKHNVRIRALDCVASLRVDGMPASRTSMFNYFATQVIRADQLQQGPHKWVALVGETHANTHRGVPGIAELNTGISLLLDDVPPGSASGFVREPASVQALPREQQWPLVRYDFKKNVEVAGAPLPPPVVPAPSLSLEQRLRRKGDYLLQRTLDDGLEMVHKNRDGVLVHTSLQQDARGHFVNRWNLDDRRFRSREALIDIITTSKRMRQVH, encoded by the coding sequence ATGCCCGCCCAGCCCCCGAACACATCACCACTTACCCCGGAACAACTGAACGGCTACCTGCTGCAAATCGGTCATCGTCTACAGATTTTCCCCAACGGCCACGCACCGGCAGCGCAGTCTTCTACCGAGTTGCTGGAGGTGCAGGCATTGCACACCGCCCTGGCAGAAGAAAGCCGCTGGAGCCTGCAGAACGCACAAGTGCATTACACCGTCCCCGGCGACTGGCTGATCCAGGGCGAGCCCGGCCGGTTGAACCGCACGCGCATCAGCCAGGCATTGCACAAGAAGCTGGCCGCCCTGGAAATCGAAAGGCGTCCCAACGGCCATCTACGCAAGAACTGGATACTCGACAGCCATCAGCCGATGCTGGAGGCCGAGGCCAGGCTGAAGGTCAAGGATCGCCTGCTCAGCCCTGCCGACCAGCTGCTGGTGACGAATATCGTCAGCGGCCCCGAGCTGCGCCCGGGTATCCATCGCCTGACGTTTCGCTACCGCCAGCAGACCATCGAGTTCGCCGGGGTGTTCATACTCACGCGCAGCCAGACACCGGTCACCCACCTGGAGATCGAGGACGGTGATGTGTTGCTGTTCACCCCTTCCCGAGGCCTGGAGGCTTTCACCTCGCTCAAACACCTGGATCGCACGTTGCAAGAGCGCATGAAGCAGGCGGCCTGGCGCCAGGAGCTGCTGCAACACTTGCCGCGCCGTTACCAGCACTTGCGCGCGGCAAGTATCTGGCCGCCGGTGCCAGGCCCTATCGACAGCCTCCCGCTGAACGAACACACCTACAACGCCCTGCAGGACAAACAACATCAGGACATCGCGTTTGCCCTTGGCCTGGACGGCCACCCCGCGCCGACAGACGTCGCCAGAATGAACCTCGAACTGGACCAGGCGCTGCGCTGCTCGCCTTGGGACTTGTCCTCGCGCCTGGAACTGCGCGCGCAACAGTTACTGGAAAAACTGCTGCACGAATCCGCCCCCGACTGGTACCGCAGCGCCAATGAGGCCCAGCGCAAAACCCTCGCCGAACACCTGCGCACTTACGAACATCTCAGCCTGCAAGTGCTGGCGCTGCTCGGCCCGGCGGCCTCGCCCGAGGCCATGGCGCGCCTGCAATTGCTTGAGCACCTGGACGACGACCTGGATATCCAGGGCCTGATCCCCGAGCAACTGCAGATCAGCACCGAGCGCACCCTGAAGTCAGGCAACTCGTACAACCAGCACAACAACCTGGTGCAACTGGCGGTACGTGGCTTGCACCGTGGCGATGAACACGCCGGTTCCGAGTTTCTCGAGCACACCCAACTGACCTACGCCCAGCAGCCATTGCCGCCCGAGTTCCAAGACGTCACCCCGGCTTACCTCGCCGAGCTGCTGGCCAAGGTTCAACCAAGCCTGACCTTCGCCGAAGAACAAAAGCGCGCCCACAGTTTGCCCGCCGTACAGGAAGCCATGCAGCAGATGCTCGACAGCCGCCTGCACGCGCTGGCCTACAGTGCGTCGTTGCAAAACCACATCAGTGCAGATGACTACGCACTGCTGCAAACCCTGAGTGAAGGCCCCTCGCCCACACTCACTGCCTGCTGCCTGTTCCTGCACAAGGCTCCGCTCAAGGACCTGTGGGTGCTGCGCCAGACCGATGCAACGGGCGCGGTCAAACGCTTGCTGCTGTGCACGCCTCACGCGCCACGCGCCGAACAGTTCCAGGCCTTTGGCAGCGAGCGGGAATTGCAGGCGCATATCCTCGGCTGGAGCCAGGAGATAGCGTCCGCTCCCGATTCGCGCAGCATGAAAGACTACCTGCTTGAACAACTGGTCAGCCGGATCCGGCCCAAATACAGCGCGATGCTTTCCGCCCTGGGTTTTACCCCGGCCAGCCTTGAGTATTTGATGATCAGTTTCGGCGCGCCCTCCACCTATGAGGCGTGCCTGGTGGAAATGAGCACCACGACGCTGGCCATGCAGGCCGATGAATACCTGTATCAGATGCCCAAGTGGCTGAGCCAGGCATCGGCAGCCGACCGACAGAAACTCGCCGATCTCAAGGAACAGGCACTGGGCGCGGCAAAGGCCTACGCCGCAAGCCCGGGTAGCCCAGAACAGTTTCCCGACTTCGACAGTTACTTGCACAAGGCGGCAAAAACCGCCCTCAACCAACTGCTCGGCAACCCGATCCCGGCGGTAGACCCAAATCTCGTGGGCGTGATCACCCCGCGCGAACGCGTCAGCTACACCACGCTGTACCGCAATGGCTACGACGCCAGCCTGGGCTTTATCAACCCCGACGCCAGCACCACCGCGCAGTTCAAGGGACCGCCCGGCGTCGACCTGAGTCGACTCACCGCGCAAACGGTGAGCAACTCGGTCAGAGGCACCTGGATCGGTGACCGCTATGTCGCCGAGGTCGAGAAAACCCTGTTGGACCCGCAAGGCCCCCACTATGCATGGCGCCGCAACATGGCCCTGGAGGTTGCCCAACTGCACATGCACGTCGCTGCGCTTGAGTGCTGCCTGCAAGGCTGCCTGGCAACAAGCGACCTGGCCTGGCTGGAAAAAAGCATCGACAGCCTGGCCGATAACAGCGATGCCGTGCGCAATCGGTATCGGCTCTATCCCCTGCACATCAGCGGGCAAGTGATCGATGGCTGCTACCTGTTCCACCACGCCAACGACCTGCCCCTGCTCTACACCCCGCACGTACCGGATGGCATCGCCTTCAGGCCGCAACGGGAATTCAACGAACGCCTGAAAAACCTTGAAGGCATGGACACCTACTACATCAGCCGGGTCGCCAGCGTTGAGCGCGCGGCGTTCGAGCCGAGGTTGCATGCGTTGGTGGCCGGCCTGCCGGCACAGCTCAAGGGGCTGTATTCCAAGCCGGTGTTCGACGAAGTGCCTCGCACCGCACTGCCGCTGAAGAACCTGCATTACCACACCTACGACAAAAAGCTGCGTCACCGTATCGACGAAGTCAAAAGCACCACCACCGGGCGCTTGCAGATGATCATGGAACTGGTCAGCGTCATCGGCGAAATCACCATTGCCGTGCTGACCGCGCCCTTCCCGGCACTGAGCCTGGCCTTGGGCGGCTTGCTGGTGTTCAAGGATTCGATGCTCGCCCTGCATGCCTACAGCCGCAACGACACCGCCGCCGCGCTGGGACACTATCTGGGTGCGCTGCTCAATGCCGGCGGGACGTTGTTGACCGACCTGCGACCCCTGCTGTTCGCCCCCGTCAAGCTCGCCCGTCCGCCGTTACGCCATATTGCCCGGGTGCCCAAGGACCAACAGGCCATGACCTTGATCAAGCAACTGCAACCGCAGCCCCCATTGCCCCAGGGCATGCAGCCTGTGCTGTTTGCCGGCGACAGCCTGTGGGCCTCGCACACCCCGGACAGCCTGGGGCGATTCCTGTTGTTTCGCTACGACAACACCAGCGGGCAATTGCGCTCCACCGGCAAGCTGGTGAACCAGACGGTGGACGGCCAGTGGCAGCGCTCCGGTGTCATCGGTGGCATGCCTGGCCCGGAAAGGCTCGGGCAGCCCTATGAGTTGTCGGAAAAGTTTCGCCGGGACGTATCGGCTGTCATCGCCCCCGAGGACCGGTCGGCGCTGTTCCTGCAGATCGCCTACCTGGATCGAGACCTCAATACCCACAGCATCTGGATCTCGCGTCGGCAACTCGCCCCGGCACTCAAACAGCACCTGGACAATGTCAGGGCCCTGACGGATGACGCCGACGCGTTTTTTGCACGGTTGCCTGCCGTGGTTCCCCGGGCCGAAACCCTGAACCCGGCGCCAGACATTGCCCTGCGTGATTTGCTCAAGCTGCTGATCGATGACGCGCACAACCTGGTGGTAGGCGAGGCACCGTTTTCCACCGTGGCTAAACAGGTGCTGATCGAAAACATGCAGTACCTGCGCGAACTGAACGTCACGGTTCTCTATATCGAGCCGCTGTGGCGCGACATTCATCACCTGAAAACCCACTCACGGTTTTCCAGTGGTCTCTCCAAACGGGCCGAGGGCCAGCTCAAATCCATCGACAAGGAAAATTACCGCGACCCCGACGGGTTGCACGGCCACTGGATGCTGGTAAACACCGCGCAACAGCACGGGATTGAGGTTCGGCCGTTGAACGCCTCAAGCTCCTACGACCTGGAAAACACCCTGTGCCTGTTTGATTCACGCCCGGCACCGATTCGCGCCAACCGGCTGACCAACTTTTACTCCCACACCCTCATCAACGACGACCAGGCGAAAAAACCGGGCGAACGCTGGATAGCGTTGGTTGATCAAAAACGCATGAGTACCTATCGCGGCACGCCGGGCCTGGCCGACCTGCAAAAGAGCATTGCCCTGCGGGTCGACGACGCCTTCGACCAACCCACCCGAGTCATCGCGGATGTGGCCGGCGGCATTCCCGGCGATGCCCTGGCCAAGGGCGACCTGAAGCTGTCGTTGCACACGGCACGCCAACCGGCGCCGCACCCGGGCCCCTTGGTGGAGCGCTCACATGCGCTACGGCCAACGCGCCCTCTGCCTGTTGAGGCGCCGCGCCACTTCAGCACCTTTGACCTGCCCCATGAACACCTGGGCCTGATCAGCGAAGAAATCACCTTGCCGATGGGCACGCGTGAAGCGCTCTTCGCCACCGCCTACAGGGAGACCGCCAGCAGCCGTCGCGCGGCGCAAACCACGTTCGACCAGACTCGCAAAAAACTTCAGGATCAGGCCCAGGCGTTTTTTACCGAACACACACCGCCTGCGCGGGGAGCACTGCCTGCGGTCGACCCGGCCCTGGATGAGGCGAAGTTTATCGATCAACTGCTGGACACCGCCGATGGCCTGGTCGTCGGCGAAGCCCACGCCGGTACGTCGAGCAAAGGCTTCCTCAGCCGGCACATGGAATACCTGAAGGGCCCGCGAGAAGTAAAAACCCTGTACATGGAGCAACTCACCACCGATCTGCATCAAGCCGACCTGGATATCGTCCACAGCCTGGGCTTTATGCCAGATGAACTGTGGAGCTACCTCAACGCATTGGACAAAGGCCACGGCGTACCGGCCGACAGCCCCTACGGTTTTGTCAGCCTGGTGCAGGTGGCGATGAAGCATAACGTGCGGATCCGCGCGCTCGACTGTGTCGCCAGCTTGCGGGTGGACGGCATGCCCGCCTCCAGGACATCAATGTTCAACTACTTTGCAACCCAGGTGATCCGCGCCGACCAGCTTCAACAGGGGCCACACAAGTGGGTCGCACTGGTAGGCGAAACGCACGCCAATACCCATCGCGGCGTGCCGGGCATTGCCGAGCTCAACACCGGCATCAGTCTGCTGCTGGACGATGTGCCTCCCGGCTCGGCCAGCGGCTTTGTGCGTGAGCCCGCCAGCGTCCAGGCGCTGCCGCGCGAGCAGCAATGGCCATTGGTGCGCTACGACTTCAAGAAAAACGTCGAAGTCGCCGGTGCGCCATTGCCGCCACCGGTCGTGCCCGCGCCGTCCCTCAGCCTCGAACAACGCCTGCGGCGCAAAGGCGATTACCTGCTTCAGCGCACCTTGGACGACGGGTTGGAGATGGTCCATAAAAACCGCGACGGTGTACTGGTCCACACCTCGTTGCAGCAGGATGCCAGGGGGCACTTCGTCAATCGCTGGAACCTGGATGACCGCCGTTTCCGCAGCAGGGAAGCGTTGATCGACATCATCACCACCAGCAAAAGAATGCGCCAAGTCCACTGA
- a CDS encoding CocE/NonD family hydrolase, which translates to MQTLHNQMIAMRDGIHLATDIYLPHGPGPFPVVIERTPYDKSKPSRSEIQLDGQHISREQMAARFTAQGFVAIFQDCRGRYASEGVFTKYTAEGEDGCDTLAWIVEQPWCNGKIGSMGLSYAAHTQLAMACLHPPGLASMVLDSGGFANAYQCGIRQGGALELKQATWAFRQAKESPAALADPKILEALEQEDIHQWFKRMPWHAGQSPLRHVPEYEAYLLEQWAQGDFGPYWQAPGIYAEGHYHDLPDIPVLFMSSWYDAYVSSTLANYAAFCAGSTAQHQLIMGPWLHGDRNITHSGDAQFGAPAAFDGQVAKDWLSCRLDWFERTLKGSPLPAPAAVKVFLMGGGTGERDQQGRLQHGGHWIDSHQWPLPDSRQLTLHLTAQRQLQPEPPTTEGQLSYCADPADPVPTIGGALTSGAPIFVGGAFDQRERADFFGTRGDQRPLAERSDVLSFQTEPLSHDLIVAGPLRVELWIDSDAPDTDFTAKLVDVYPDGYAMNITDGILRARYRNTWEHPTLLTPGERVKVVIEPFATCNLFQRGHRLRLDIASSNFPRFDVNPNSGEAPGQAKHPRVARNTLHLSTDCPSRLILTVVEALSN; encoded by the coding sequence ATGCAGACGTTGCACAACCAGATGATCGCCATGCGCGACGGCATCCACCTGGCCACCGATATCTACTTGCCCCACGGTCCAGGCCCTTTTCCGGTGGTGATCGAACGCACCCCGTACGACAAGAGCAAACCATCGCGCTCGGAAATCCAGCTCGACGGCCAGCACATCTCCCGCGAGCAAATGGCCGCGCGGTTCACGGCCCAGGGCTTTGTCGCGATCTTCCAGGATTGCCGCGGGCGCTATGCCTCCGAAGGCGTGTTCACCAAATACACCGCCGAGGGCGAAGACGGTTGCGACACCCTGGCCTGGATCGTCGAGCAGCCGTGGTGCAACGGCAAGATTGGCAGCATGGGCCTGTCCTACGCCGCCCACACGCAACTGGCGATGGCCTGCCTGCATCCGCCGGGCCTCGCCAGCATGGTGCTGGACAGCGGCGGCTTCGCCAACGCCTACCAATGCGGGATTCGCCAGGGCGGCGCGCTGGAGCTCAAGCAAGCCACCTGGGCGTTTCGCCAGGCCAAGGAAAGCCCGGCGGCACTGGCGGATCCGAAGATCCTCGAAGCCCTCGAACAGGAAGACATCCACCAGTGGTTCAAGCGCATGCCGTGGCACGCCGGGCAATCGCCCCTGCGGCATGTGCCGGAGTACGAAGCCTATCTGCTGGAGCAGTGGGCCCAGGGCGACTTCGGCCCGTACTGGCAAGCGCCGGGCATCTACGCCGAAGGGCATTACCACGATCTGCCGGATATCCCGGTGCTGTTCATGTCCAGTTGGTACGACGCCTATGTCAGTTCGACCCTCGCCAACTACGCGGCGTTTTGCGCCGGCAGTACGGCGCAGCATCAGTTGATCATGGGCCCCTGGCTGCATGGTGATCGCAATATCACTCACAGTGGCGATGCGCAATTTGGTGCGCCAGCGGCTTTCGACGGGCAGGTGGCGAAAGACTGGTTGAGCTGCCGCCTGGACTGGTTTGAACGCACCCTCAAGGGTTCGCCGCTGCCTGCACCCGCTGCGGTGAAGGTGTTCTTGATGGGCGGTGGCACCGGTGAGCGCGATCAACAGGGGCGCTTGCAACATGGCGGGCACTGGATCGACAGTCATCAATGGCCGCTACCGGATAGCCGGCAACTCACCCTGCACCTCACCGCACAACGCCAACTGCAACCTGAACCGCCGACCACCGAGGGCCAGCTCAGCTACTGCGCCGACCCGGCCGATCCGGTGCCGACCATCGGTGGCGCCCTGACCTCCGGCGCGCCGATTTTTGTCGGCGGCGCTTTCGACCAACGCGAGCGGGCGGACTTCTTCGGTACCCGTGGCGACCAGCGCCCCCTGGCCGAGCGCAGCGATGTCTTAAGCTTCCAGACCGAGCCACTCAGCCACGACCTGATCGTCGCAGGCCCGCTGCGCGTGGAACTGTGGATCGACAGCGATGCGCCCGACACCGACTTCACCGCCAAACTGGTCGACGTCTACCCGGACGGCTACGCCATGAACATCACCGACGGCATCCTGCGGGCCCGCTACCGAAACACCTGGGAGCACCCCACCCTGCTGACCCCAGGTGAGCGGGTCAAGGTGGTGATCGAACCCTTCGCCACCTGCAATCTGTTCCAGCGCGGCCACCGGTTGCGCCTGGATATCGCCAGCAGCAACTTCCCGCGCTTTGACGTCAACCCCAACAGCGGCGAAGCACCCGGCCAGGCAAAACATCCCAGGGTGGCGCGCAACACGCTACACCTGAGTACCGATTGCCCGTCACGCCTGATACTGACCGTGGTCGAGGCCTTGAGTAACTAA